The following proteins are co-located in the Nocardia bhagyanarayanae genome:
- a CDS encoding GuaB3 family IMP dehydrogenase-related protein, giving the protein MRDMVEIGMGRTARRTYELDDVDIVPSRRTRSSKQVSLAWQLDAYRFEIPFLAHPTDALVSPKFAIELGRLGGLGVINGEGLWARHADVEAKIDQLLELVGKGGYERAVAMLQELHAAPMQPDLLAAAVAEVRAAGVTVAVRVSPQNARALTPALLQAGIDLLVVHGTIISAEHVGDGEPLNMKTFIAELDVPVVAGGVSDHRTALHLMRTGAAGVIVGYGSYPGATTTGEVLGIGVPMATAIADAAAARRDYLDETGGRYVHVIADGDIATSGQLAKAIACGADAAMLGVPLALAAEAPGRGWYWPSAAAHPSVPRGSLLHVDDPWDLGGESTEQVRPSLERVLFGPSDDPFGSLNLVGGLRRSMAKAGYSDLKEFQKVGLSVRA; this is encoded by the coding sequence GTGCGCGACATGGTCGAGATCGGCATGGGCCGCACGGCCCGGCGTACCTACGAACTGGACGATGTCGACATCGTTCCCTCGCGGCGTACCCGCTCGTCGAAGCAGGTGTCGCTGGCTTGGCAGCTCGACGCCTACCGGTTCGAGATTCCGTTCCTCGCGCACCCGACCGACGCCCTGGTGTCGCCGAAGTTCGCCATCGAGCTCGGCCGTCTCGGCGGGCTCGGCGTGATCAACGGCGAGGGTCTGTGGGCCAGGCATGCCGATGTCGAGGCGAAGATCGATCAGCTGCTGGAGCTGGTCGGCAAGGGCGGTTACGAGCGCGCCGTCGCGATGCTGCAGGAGCTGCACGCCGCGCCGATGCAGCCGGATCTGCTCGCGGCCGCGGTGGCCGAGGTGCGCGCGGCGGGCGTGACCGTCGCCGTGCGGGTCAGCCCGCAGAACGCCCGCGCGCTGACGCCCGCTCTGCTGCAGGCGGGCATCGACCTGCTCGTCGTGCACGGCACCATCATTTCCGCCGAGCACGTCGGTGACGGCGAGCCGCTGAACATGAAGACCTTCATCGCCGAGCTGGACGTGCCCGTGGTCGCGGGCGGCGTCAGCGATCACCGCACCGCGCTGCACCTGATGCGCACCGGCGCCGCGGGCGTCATCGTCGGCTACGGCTCCTACCCGGGCGCGACCACCACCGGCGAGGTGCTGGGCATCGGGGTCCCGATGGCCACCGCCATCGCCGACGCCGCCGCAGCGCGCCGCGACTACCTGGACGAGACCGGCGGCCGCTACGTGCACGTCATCGCCGACGGCGACATCGCGACCTCCGGTCAGCTGGCCAAGGCGATCGCCTGCGGCGCCGACGCCGCCATGCTCGGGGTGCCGCTCGCGCTGGCCGCCGAGGCGCCCGGGCGCGGCTGGTACTGGCCGTCGGCCGCCGCGCACCCGTCGGTGCCGCGCGGTTCGCTGCTGCACGTGGACGATCCGTGGGATCTGGGCGGCGAGTCCACCGAGCAGGTGCGCCCGAGTCTGGAGCGCGTGCTGTTCGGCCCGTCCGACGACCCGTTCGGCTCGCTGAACCTGGTCGGCGGTCTGCGCCGCTCGATGGCGAAGGCCGGGTACTCGGACCTCAAGGAGTTCCAGAAGGTCGGACTCAGCGTTCGCGCTTGA
- the guaA gene encoding glutamine-hydrolyzing GMP synthase has protein sequence MAESQRPVLVVDFGAQYAQLIARRVREASVYSEVIPHTATVEEIADKNPLAVILSGGPASVYAEGAPQLDPRLFDLELPVFGICYGFQAMAQALGGTVAHTGTREYGRTELNIDGGLLHGGLPTIQPVWMSHGDAVTDAPEGFEVTGTTTGAPVAAFEDRARRLAGVQYHPEVLHSPHGQQVLSRFLHELAGIPAAWTPANIADALIAQVREQVGDGHAICGLSGGVDSAVAAALVQRAIGDRLTCVFVDHGLLRSGEREQVQQDFVAATGAKLVTVDAVDKFLGELKGVTDPEEKRKIIGREFIRSFEDAVSEVVAEHGAEDGQTPKVEFLVQGTLYPDVVESGGGSGTANIKSHHNVGGLPEDLEFELVEPLRLLFKDEVRAVGRELGLPEEIVARQPFPGPGLAIRIVGEVTADRLDTLRQADAIAREELTAAGLDRQIWQCPVVLLADVRSVGVQGDGRTYGHPIVLRPVSSEDAMTADWTRLPYEVLERISTRITNEVAEVNRVVLDVTSKPPGTIEWE, from the coding sequence GTGGCAGAATCCCAGAGACCGGTCCTCGTCGTCGACTTCGGTGCCCAATACGCTCAGCTGATCGCGCGGCGGGTGCGCGAGGCGAGTGTGTACTCCGAGGTGATTCCGCATACCGCTACCGTCGAGGAGATCGCGGACAAGAACCCGCTCGCGGTGATTCTGTCCGGCGGCCCGGCGAGTGTATACGCCGAGGGCGCGCCGCAGCTGGATCCCCGGCTGTTCGATCTGGAGCTGCCGGTCTTCGGCATCTGCTACGGCTTCCAGGCGATGGCCCAGGCGCTGGGTGGCACGGTCGCGCACACCGGCACCCGCGAGTACGGCCGCACCGAGCTCAACATCGACGGTGGTCTGCTGCACGGCGGTCTGCCCACCATCCAGCCGGTGTGGATGAGCCACGGTGACGCGGTCACCGACGCGCCGGAGGGCTTCGAGGTCACCGGCACCACCACGGGCGCCCCGGTCGCCGCGTTCGAGGACCGGGCCCGTCGCCTGGCCGGCGTGCAGTACCACCCCGAGGTGCTGCACTCGCCGCACGGCCAGCAGGTGCTCAGCCGCTTCCTGCACGAACTCGCGGGCATTCCGGCCGCCTGGACGCCTGCCAACATCGCCGACGCGCTGATCGCGCAGGTCCGCGAGCAGGTCGGCGACGGGCACGCGATCTGCGGTCTGTCCGGCGGCGTGGACAGCGCGGTCGCGGCCGCGCTCGTGCAGCGCGCCATCGGCGACCGGCTGACCTGTGTCTTCGTCGATCACGGCCTGCTGCGCTCGGGCGAGCGCGAGCAGGTGCAGCAGGATTTCGTCGCCGCGACCGGCGCCAAGCTGGTGACCGTCGACGCGGTGGACAAGTTCCTCGGCGAGCTGAAGGGCGTCACCGACCCCGAGGAGAAGCGCAAGATCATCGGCCGCGAGTTCATCCGCTCCTTCGAGGACGCGGTGAGCGAGGTCGTCGCCGAGCACGGCGCGGAGGACGGCCAGACGCCCAAGGTCGAGTTCCTGGTGCAGGGCACCCTGTACCCGGACGTGGTGGAGTCGGGCGGCGGCAGCGGCACGGCGAACATCAAGTCGCACCACAATGTCGGCGGCCTGCCGGAGGACCTGGAGTTCGAGCTGGTCGAGCCGCTGCGGCTGTTGTTCAAGGACGAGGTCCGCGCGGTCGGCCGGGAGCTCGGACTGCCCGAGGAAATCGTTGCCCGCCAACCGTTCCCGGGTCCGGGTCTGGCTATTCGCATCGTCGGCGAGGTGACCGCCGATCGTCTCGACACGCTGCGGCAGGCCGACGCCATCGCTCGCGAGGAGCTGACCGCCGCTGGGCTGGACCGCCAGATCTGGCAGTGCCCGGTGGTGCTGCTCGCCGACGTCCGCAGCGTCGGCGTGCAGGGCGACGGCCGCACCTACGGTCACCCGATCGTGCTGCGCCCGGTCTCCAGCGAGGACGCCATGACGGCCGACTGGACCCGGCTGCCCTACGAGGTGCTGGAGCGCATCTCGACCCGCATCACCAACGAGGTCGCCGAGGTCAACCGCGTCGTCCTCGACGTGACGAGCAAGCCGCCGGGCACCATCGAGTGGGAGTGA
- the guaB gene encoding IMP dehydrogenase, giving the protein MSNPVPGERLAVRPPTGGDDPNKIAMLGLTFDDVLLLPAASDLIPSSVETSSQLTREIRLRTPLVSSAMDTVTEARMAIAMARAGGMGVLHRNLSAADQAAQVETVKRSEAGMVTDPVTCRPTDTLAEVDAMCARFRISGLPVVDETGALVGIITNRDMRFEVDQNRRVADVMTKAPLITAQEGVTAEAALGLLRRHKVEKLPIVDGNGRLRGLITVKDFVKTDQYPNATKDRDGRLLVGAAVGVGEDAWSRAMTLADAGVDVLVVDTAHGHQVQVLQMVAKVKAEVGDRIQVVGGNVATRAGAAALVEAGADAVKVGVGPGSICTTRVVAGVGAPQITAILEAVAACKPHGVPVIADGGIQFSGDIAKAIAAGASTVMLGSLLAGTAESPGELILVGGKQFKSYRGMGSLGAMQGRGQAKSFSKDRYFQDDVLAEDKLVPEGIEGRVPFRGPVNQVIHQLVGGLRAGMGYTGAQSIAELQEAQFVQITAAGLKESHPHDITMTVEAPNYTGRS; this is encoded by the coding sequence ATGAGTAATCCCGTACCGGGCGAACGGCTCGCGGTCCGCCCCCCTACGGGTGGCGACGACCCGAACAAGATCGCCATGCTCGGCCTCACGTTCGACGACGTGCTGCTGCTGCCCGCCGCATCGGATCTGATTCCCAGCTCGGTGGAGACCTCGAGTCAGCTCACCAGGGAGATCCGGCTGCGCACCCCGCTCGTGAGCTCGGCCATGGATACCGTCACCGAGGCGCGGATGGCCATCGCGATGGCCCGCGCGGGTGGCATGGGCGTGCTGCACCGCAATCTCTCGGCCGCCGACCAGGCCGCGCAGGTGGAGACGGTCAAGCGTTCCGAGGCGGGCATGGTGACCGATCCGGTGACCTGTCGCCCGACCGACACGCTGGCCGAGGTCGACGCCATGTGCGCCCGTTTCCGCATCTCCGGTCTTCCGGTGGTGGACGAGACCGGCGCGCTCGTCGGCATCATCACCAACCGCGACATGCGTTTCGAGGTCGATCAGAACCGCCGCGTCGCCGATGTGATGACCAAGGCCCCGCTGATCACCGCCCAGGAGGGCGTCACCGCGGAGGCCGCGCTCGGTCTGCTGCGCCGCCACAAGGTGGAGAAGCTGCCGATCGTGGACGGCAACGGCCGCCTGCGCGGACTCATCACCGTCAAGGACTTCGTCAAGACCGACCAGTACCCGAACGCCACCAAGGACCGTGACGGCCGTCTGCTGGTCGGCGCCGCGGTGGGTGTCGGCGAGGACGCCTGGTCGCGCGCCATGACCCTGGCCGACGCCGGTGTCGACGTGCTCGTCGTCGACACCGCGCACGGACACCAGGTGCAGGTGCTGCAGATGGTCGCCAAGGTCAAGGCCGAGGTCGGCGACCGCATCCAGGTGGTCGGCGGCAACGTCGCCACCCGTGCGGGCGCGGCCGCGCTGGTCGAGGCGGGCGCGGACGCGGTCAAGGTGGGCGTCGGCCCCGGCTCGATCTGTACCACCCGCGTGGTCGCCGGTGTCGGCGCGCCGCAGATCACCGCGATCCTCGAGGCCGTGGCCGCGTGCAAGCCGCACGGCGTTCCGGTCATCGCCGACGGCGGCATCCAGTTCTCCGGCGACATCGCCAAGGCCATCGCCGCGGGCGCGTCGACCGTGATGCTCGGCTCGCTGCTCGCGGGCACCGCCGAGTCGCCGGGTGAGCTGATCCTGGTGGGCGGCAAGCAGTTCAAGAGCTACCGCGGCATGGGCTCGCTGGGCGCCATGCAGGGCCGCGGCCAGGCCAAGTCCTTCTCCAAGGACCGCTACTTCCAGGACGACGTGCTCGCCGAGGACAAGCTGGTGCCCGAGGGCATCGAGGGCCGCGTGCCCTTCCGCGGTCCGGTCAACCAGGTGATCCACCAGCTCGTCGGCGGCCTGCGGGCGGGCATGGGCTACACCGGCGCGCAGTCCATCGCCGAGTTGCAGGAAGCCCAGTTCGTGCAGATCACCGCGGCGGGCCTGAAGGAAAGCCACCCGCACGACATCACGATGACCGTCGAGGCGCCGAACTACACCGGTCGCAGCTGA
- a CDS encoding alpha/beta fold hydrolase: MPFARAIDADIHYEDSGGDGPVVLLAHEFLMDRTMFASQMAALAPEFRIVSWDARGHGRTKDQGLPFTYWTAARDALTVLDQLGAERAVVGGTAQGGFTALRAALIAPERIAGLILISTEAHGPTPEQSTATQRFLDEWNDDDSREHAVHRLATWLIGDDDWYRAIWTKRWLGHDRHDIEVAAGCLLARESVLDRLPEITCPALVIHATDSGITHDRAKRLAEGLAAATFVEIAGARLAVTMTHPEPVNHTIRQFLRDQVMPTGVY; encoded by the coding sequence GTGCCCTTCGCCCGTGCGATAGACGCCGACATCCATTACGAGGACAGCGGCGGGGACGGTCCGGTGGTGTTGCTAGCGCACGAATTCCTCATGGACCGCACCATGTTCGCTTCCCAGATGGCCGCGCTCGCGCCGGAATTCCGGATCGTGTCCTGGGATGCCCGCGGCCACGGACGCACGAAAGATCAGGGCCTACCTTTCACGTATTGGACCGCTGCGCGCGACGCGCTGACCGTGCTCGATCAGCTCGGCGCCGAACGGGCTGTGGTCGGCGGCACCGCGCAGGGCGGCTTCACCGCGCTGCGCGCCGCGCTGATCGCGCCCGAGCGAATCGCGGGACTAATCCTCATCAGCACCGAGGCGCACGGACCGACCCCCGAGCAGTCCACGGCCACCCAGCGCTTCCTCGACGAATGGAACGACGACGACAGCAGGGAGCACGCGGTCCACCGGCTCGCCACCTGGCTGATCGGCGACGACGACTGGTACCGGGCGATCTGGACCAAACGCTGGCTCGGCCATGACCGGCACGACATCGAGGTCGCCGCGGGCTGCCTGCTCGCCAGGGAGTCGGTCCTCGACCGGCTACCCGAAATCACCTGTCCCGCACTGGTCATCCACGCCACCGACAGCGGCATCACGCACGACCGCGCCAAACGACTGGCCGAGGGGCTGGCGGCGGCGACCTTCGTGGAGATCGCGGGCGCCCGGCTCGCGGTCACGATGACGCACCCGGAACCGGTGAACCACACGATCCGCCAGTTTCTCCGCGATCAGGTCATGCCGACGGGCGTGTACTGA
- a CDS encoding DUF5319 domain-containing protein, whose translation MRDHLPPGLPPDPFAGDPSDPSAALDAIEPGEPLDPHERLAVEEDLADLAVYEALLAHRGIRGLVVSCEDCRQDHYHDWDMLRANLLQLLVDGTVRPHEPAYDPTPEAYVTWDYCRGYADASMNEAFHGDGFDGFDS comes from the coding sequence GTGCGTGACCATCTACCACCTGGCTTGCCGCCGGATCCGTTCGCCGGAGACCCCTCCGACCCGTCCGCCGCGCTCGACGCCATCGAGCCCGGCGAACCGCTGGATCCCCACGAGCGCCTTGCGGTCGAGGAGGATCTCGCCGACCTCGCGGTCTACGAAGCGCTACTGGCGCACCGCGGAATCCGCGGGCTGGTCGTCAGCTGCGAGGACTGCCGACAGGACCATTACCACGACTGGGACATGTTGCGCGCCAACCTGCTTCAGTTGCTGGTCGACGGCACGGTGCGGCCGCACGAGCCGGCCTACGATCCGACGCCGGAGGCGTACGTCACCTGGGACTACTGCCGGGGCTACGCGGACGCGTCGATGAACGAAGCCTTCCACGGCGACGGGTTCGACGGCTTCGACAGCTGA